From Polynucleobacter paludilacus:
AGCATGACACTCCTTGGGCAAGTGAAAGGGCGCATTGAACGCACCCAAGAAAAGAACCAATGAACCCACTTTCGCTAACCTATCGCCACCTTTGTCTAATTAGCCTGCTCATTGTTTTTTTTGGCGCAGCTCATGCAGAAAAAGCCGATCAAAAGAAACCGCTGATACTAGAGGCCGATAAAGTTTCTGTGAATGATGTGCAGCAAGCTTATGAGCTCAATGGCAATATTCTGTTAATCAAAGGGAGCATTCTCGTTACGGGCGAACAGGGCAACATTAAAGTCGACCCAGAGGGTTATGAGTTTGTTACGATGCAAAGCGATGAAGACAGTAGCGCTAGCTTCAGGCAGCGACGCGAGGGGCCTGCGAACGAATTCATACAAGCCAATGGCAAGGATGTCGTCTACGATGCCAAAACTGAAATATTGACTATTACCGGTGACGCCAGTATGAAGCGGCTGCTAAATATGCAAATGCTGGATCAACTGCGTGGGTGGAAAATTGAGTACGATGACGTTAAGCAGTACTATCGGGTATTTCCACCACCCAATGCCAAAGAGAGTGATTTGCCCCTAGCAAGAGCAATACTTTCACCCAGACAAAAAGCTACTTTAGAAAAATGACTGTAGATTCGAATTCAAGTTCCGCTGCAACGCTCAGTGCACATCATTTGCAGAAACACTATGGCTCACGCACAGTCGTCAGGGATGTCTCATTAGAGGTGAAATGTGGAGAGGTTGTCGGCTTGCTGGGTCCGAACGGTGCCGGTAAAACCACTTCCTTTTATATGATTGTTGGGCTAGTCCCGCTTGATGATGGCAGAATCATTTTGGACGGCACAGATATCACCCATTTGCCGATTCACGAACGCGCGCGCATGGGACTCTCCTACTTGCCTCAAGAGGCTTCGGTGTTCCGGAAATTGAATGTTGCAGAAAACATTCAAGCGGTTTTAGAGCTGCAAGCGCAAGGTGGCGTTCCGCTCAGCAAAGCTGAAATTCAGAGTCGGCTTGATGAGCTGTTGGGCGAACTCCAAATTAGCCACTTACGTGATAACCCTGCGCTTTCCTTATCGGGCGGCGAGAGACGACGTGTAGAGATTGCGCGTGCGCTAGCGTCACAACCCAAATTCATTTTGCTCGACGAACCCTTTGCCGGCGTAGACCCAATCGCCGTTGGCGAAATTCAGCGAATTGTTCGTTTCTTGCGAGATCGCCAGATTGGAGTATTAATTACTGACCACAATGTCCGTGAAACTCTAGGCATTTGTGACCACGCTTACATTATTAGCGAGGGTTCTGTCCTTGCTGCAGGTAAGCCCGATGAAATTATCGAAAACGATGCCGTCCGCAGAGTCTATCTCGGCGAGAATTTCCGGATGTAATTCAGGATCTTTTTGATCTTTTTTCATTAAATATCGTAACCCCCTCTTGGTTTTCAGTGGAATCACTGATACGCTAAAGGTTCATGAATTCCAATCCACAGACATAAATCCGTAAATCAAGGGGCACGCTACGCACCCTGGTTATTGCCATGCGTAGACAGCGTTGTTAATGGGAGCTGATGATGAATTTAAAGATTAATAGCCGTCATGTAGAAGTTACACCAGGAATGCGGGAACATCTTGAGGCGGGTTTTGCCAAAATTCGCAAACATTTTGATCATGTAATCGATGCATCCGCATTTTTGATGGTAGATAAAGCCAAAGAAAAAGATTTGCGCCAGACCGCTGAAATCACAATTCACCTCAAGGGCAAAGAGCTCTTTGCTCAAGCCCACCACTCTGACCTCTACCATGCGATGGATGCCGTGGTTGATAAATTAGAGCGCCAAGTCGTTAAACACAAAGAAAAAATCCAAGATCACCATCACGAAAAGCATTTCGACTAGTGTTTACCCTCAGGACACCTATAATCATTTGATATGAATGCCCTGAATGATCTTTTTACCCTCGACTGCATCACCCTAGACAGCCCTGCCAAAAACAGGGCTGAGGTATTTGTGGATGCAGCTAAGCTTTTTTCCAATCAAATTGGTATCAACGCCGACTTGGTGGTGGAGTTTCTCAATGCGCGAGAAGCGCTTGGCTCTACCGCCCTCGGTGCTGGTGTCGCTATCCCCCATGGCCGAGTTAAAGGCTTAAAGCAACCTATTGCTGCTTTTATCAGACTAAAAAATCCAATCGATTTTGCAGCTCCTGATGGTGAAGCTGTTTCGATCTTGATCTTTTTATTGGTTCCTGAAAAAGCCACCCAAGAGCATTTAGAGATTCTTTCCTCAATCGCCCAACTCTTATCCGATGCTGATGCTCGCAAGATTTTATCTACTGAAGCTGATCCAGGAAAAATCTGCGAACTCATTCAAAACTGGACTCATTAAATGACGCAGCCCCTATTACTTGAAGGCGTCACTGCTCAGCAAATATTTGACGACAACGTTGCTGAGCTCAAGCTTTCTTGGATTGGTGGACTTGAGGGAGCAGATCGCACATTCCCTCCTGAGGCAGTAAAGGCTGCTGCGGCAAGCTCGGACCTGGTGGGGCACTTAAACCTGATTCACCCTAGTCGAATTCAAATTTTTGGCGAGCAAGAGGTGGTGTATCACGCCCAGCTTGATCAACAGCAGCGACAAGAGCAAATTGCCTCATTGATTTCAAAAACGCCGCCTTGTGTAATTGTTGCTGATGGAAAGGCTGCGGATCCTGATCTACAACTCTTTTGCCAACGATCATCAACCCCGCTCTTTACTACCGGCATCTCAGCAGCATCTGTCATTGATCATTTGCGGACCTATTTATCAAAGATTGGCGCACCACAAATTACGATGCATGGCGTGTTCATGGATATTTTGGGTTTAGGCGTTTTACTCACCGGTGAATC
This genomic window contains:
- the hprK gene encoding HPr(Ser) kinase/phosphatase gives rise to the protein MTQPLLLEGVTAQQIFDDNVAELKLSWIGGLEGADRTFPPEAVKAAAASSDLVGHLNLIHPSRIQIFGEQEVVYHAQLDQQQRQEQIASLISKTPPCVIVADGKAADPDLQLFCQRSSTPLFTTGISAASVIDHLRTYLSKIGAPQITMHGVFMDILGLGVLLTGESGLGKSELGLELISRGHGLVADDAVDFARLGPDYIEGRCPVILRDLLEVRGLGLLDIRTIFGETAVRRKLKLRLIVQLVRRTDGEFERLPLEAQHLDVLGIPIRTVKIQVAAGRNLAVLVEAAVRNTILQLRGIDTLKEFIERQRQQMNAEPDNTKIQGRLL
- a CDS encoding LptA/OstA family protein encodes the protein MNPLSLTYRHLCLISLLIVFFGAAHAEKADQKKPLILEADKVSVNDVQQAYELNGNILLIKGSILVTGEQGNIKVDPEGYEFVTMQSDEDSSASFRQRREGPANEFIQANGKDVVYDAKTEILTITGDASMKRLLNMQMLDQLRGWKIEYDDVKQYYRVFPPPNAKESDLPLARAILSPRQKATLEK
- the lptB gene encoding LPS export ABC transporter ATP-binding protein, which produces MTVDSNSSSAATLSAHHLQKHYGSRTVVRDVSLEVKCGEVVGLLGPNGAGKTTSFYMIVGLVPLDDGRIILDGTDITHLPIHERARMGLSYLPQEASVFRKLNVAENIQAVLELQAQGGVPLSKAEIQSRLDELLGELQISHLRDNPALSLSGGERRRVEIARALASQPKFILLDEPFAGVDPIAVGEIQRIVRFLRDRQIGVLITDHNVRETLGICDHAYIISEGSVLAAGKPDEIIENDAVRRVYLGENFRM
- a CDS encoding PTS sugar transporter subunit IIA, producing MNALNDLFTLDCITLDSPAKNRAEVFVDAAKLFSNQIGINADLVVEFLNAREALGSTALGAGVAIPHGRVKGLKQPIAAFIRLKNPIDFAAPDGEAVSILIFLLVPEKATQEHLEILSSIAQLLSDADARKILSTEADPGKICELIQNWTH
- the hpf gene encoding ribosome hibernation-promoting factor, HPF/YfiA family; translation: MNLKINSRHVEVTPGMREHLEAGFAKIRKHFDHVIDASAFLMVDKAKEKDLRQTAEITIHLKGKELFAQAHHSDLYHAMDAVVDKLERQVVKHKEKIQDHHHEKHFD